The Deltaproteobacteria bacterium genome has a window encoding:
- a CDS encoding uracil-DNA glycosylase codes for MSNPADELAELIRDARAHATWLRDAGEERVLRDRQAVALQRPPQAPSNQVRPARPPTAPAPIAKPAPVAQRPLAPPAPVAPPSGDPVARLAQIRADLGDCKRCKLCQKRKNLVFGVGNPRAELVFVGEGPGENEDLQGEPFVGAAGQLLDKMIEAMGLSRQQVYICNVVKCRPPGNRNPEPDEIEQCEPFLLQQLDAIRPKVVVALGKFAAQTLLRDPTSITRMRGQWRAYRGMKLMPTFHPSYLLRSPSEKRKAWDDLQLVMKELGLERPKK; via the coding sequence ATGTCGAACCCCGCCGACGAGCTGGCCGAGCTCATCCGCGACGCCCGGGCCCACGCCACCTGGCTCCGCGACGCCGGCGAGGAGCGCGTCCTCCGCGATCGCCAGGCCGTGGCGCTGCAGCGTCCGCCGCAGGCTCCGTCGAACCAGGTCCGCCCCGCGCGTCCGCCGACGGCTCCGGCTCCCATCGCCAAGCCCGCGCCCGTCGCGCAAAGACCCCTCGCGCCGCCCGCGCCGGTCGCGCCGCCGAGCGGAGATCCGGTGGCGCGCCTCGCGCAGATCCGCGCCGACCTCGGCGACTGCAAGCGCTGCAAGCTCTGTCAGAAGCGCAAGAACCTCGTCTTCGGCGTGGGCAACCCGCGCGCGGAGCTGGTGTTCGTGGGCGAGGGCCCAGGCGAGAACGAGGACCTTCAGGGCGAGCCGTTCGTGGGCGCGGCGGGGCAGCTCCTGGACAAGATGATCGAGGCCATGGGCCTCTCGCGGCAGCAGGTCTACATCTGCAACGTGGTGAAGTGCCGGCCGCCGGGGAATCGCAACCCCGAGCCCGACGAGATCGAGCAGTGCGAGCCGTTCCTGCTCCAGCAGCTCGACGCGATCCGTCCCAAGGTGGTGGTCGCGCTGGGCAAGTTCGCCGCGCAGACGCTGCTCCGCGACCCCACCTCCATCACCCGGATGCGCGGCCAGTGGCGCGCGTATCGGGGCATGAAGCTGATGCCCACGTTCCACCCCAGCTACCTGCTTCGGTCGCCGAGCGAGAAGCGCAAGGCGTGGGACGATCTGCAGCTGGTGATGAAGGAGCTCGGGCTCGAGCGGCCCAAGAAGTAG